One Mercenaria mercenaria strain notata chromosome 12, MADL_Memer_1, whole genome shotgun sequence DNA segment encodes these proteins:
- the LOC123535270 gene encoding leupaxin-like isoform X1 produces the protein MPLYETQNIRRDYQKRISSSSQSSQGSTEPSVNLYQQAQPQTHYQQQPPSHQYPPPPGQSYQQPPPPAQSYQQPPPPGQSYQQNQPQGMSAISNNLSELDQLLSDLNSAQFMAEVDKKHPSSGKMPPPVAPKPGRGGQTGGGGGTVDSLLDQLESSVPQTPNSRGGGYPGPENEVNSYQYDTRGQNQAQTYNYAHEQEHLQPYNYAEPKQAVQTQSAATQELDDLMSTLSDFKMKDKAPSQQQATVNPMRRSPSPGSEPSYAKPQKSRNLSQSSSANSSLQSSSITGNASGSSAQGGQLESMLGDLQSDLNKQGVSTKTKGLCAACNQPVVGQVITALGKIWHIEHFNCAQCHETLGTKNFYERDGMAYCERDYHSLFAPRCGYCNGPIVDKCVTALNNTWHPEHFFCAQCGRPFGDEGFHEKDGKAYCRADFFEMFAPKCGGCGRAIVDNYISALNRHWHPECFACWECHQPFGGSSFFDYEGLPYCETHYHLKRGSLCAGCQKPIAGRCITAMYKKFHPEHFVCAFCLKQLNKGTFKEQNDRPYCHPCFVKLFG, from the exons CCATTATATGAGACACAAAACATTCGGCGAGACTATCAGAAACGAATTTCCAGTTCTTCACAGTCATCACAGGGCTCAACTGAACCTTCTGTAAACCTGTACCAGCAGGCGCAGCCCCAAACACACTATCAACAACAACCTCCCAGCCATCAGTACCCACCCCCTCCAGGTCAGTCGTATCAGCAGCCACCCCCTCCGGCTCAGTCGTACCAGCAGCCGCCCCCTCCTGGTCAGTCGTACCAGCAAAACCAGCCTCAAGGAATGTCGGCAATCAGTAATAATCTGTCAGAGCTAGACCAGCTCTTGTCAGATCTCAACTCGGCTCAATTTATGGCGGAGGTGGATAAGAAACATCCAAGCTCAG GTAAAATGCCACCTCCGGTAGCACCAAAACCAGGACGTGGCGGTCAgactggtggtggtggtgggacGGTAGACAGTCTTTTAGATCAGCTAGAAAGTTCAGTACCACAAACACCTAATTCACGAGGGGGTGGATACCCAGG GCCAGAAAATGAAGTGAACAGCTACCAGTATGACACAAGAGGACAAAATCAAGCCCAGACATATAACTATGCCCATGAACAAGAACATTTACAACCATATAACTACGCTGAACCTAAACAAGCGGTACAGACTCAGAGTGCTGCTACCCAGGAACTTGATGATCTGATGTCTACTCTCTCAGACTTTAAA ATGAAAGACAAGGCGCCAAGCCAGCAACAAGCCACAGTAAACCCTATGAGACGGTCCCCGTCACCAGGCAGCGAACCTTCCTATGCTAAACCACAGAAAAGTCGAAATCTATCACAGTCTAGCAGTGCTAACAGTAGTTTACAG aGTAGCAGTATCACTGGTAATGCATCGGGTAGTTCAGCTCAAGGTGGTCAGTTAGAGTCCATGCTGGGTGACCTTCAGTCTGACCTGAACAAACAAGGTGTGAGCACCAAAACTAAGGGTCTGTGTGCAGCTTGTAACCAGCCAGTTGTTGGACAG GTGATTACAGCTCTAGGCAAGATATGGCACATTGAGCATTTTAACTGTGCTCAGTGTCACGAAACTCTTGGAACGAAGAATTTCTACGAGCGAGATGGTATGGCATATTGCGAAAGAGACTATCATTCACTGTTTGCTCCTAGATGTGGGTACTGTAACGGACCTATAGTAGAT AAATGTGTGACAGCATTGAACAATACCTGGcatcctgagcatttcttctgtGCACAGTGTGGGCGGCCATTCGGAGATGAAGGTTTTCATGAAAAAGATGGAAAGGCTTATTGCAG aGCGGACTTCTTTGAGATGTTTGCGCCGAAGTGTGGTGGGTGTGGGCGTGCTATAGTTGATAACTATATCTCTGCTCTGAATAGACACTGGCATCCGGAGTGCTTTGCTTGCTGG GAATGTCATCAGCCATTCGGAGGTAGCAGTTTCTTTGACTACGAAGGTCTGCCTTACTGCGAGACACATTACCATCTCAAGCGTGGTTCTCTGTGTGCCGGATGCCAGAAACCAATAGCTGGGCGATGTATTACTGCCATGTATAAAAAGTTCCATCCGGAGCATTTTGTGTGTGCGTTCTGCTTGAAGCAGTTGAATAAAGGAACATTTAAAGAACAGAATGATAGGCCATATTGTCATCCATGTTTTGTTAAATTGTTTGGGTAA
- the LOC123535270 gene encoding paxillin-like isoform X2, which translates to MSAISNNLSELDQLLSDLNSAQFMAEVDKKHPSSGKMPPPVAPKPGRGGQTGGGGGTVDSLLDQLESSVPQTPNSRGGGYPGPENEVNSYQYDTRGQNQAQTYNYAHEQEHLQPYNYAEPKQAVQTQSAATQELDDLMSTLSDFKMKDKAPSQQQATVNPMRRSPSPGSEPSYAKPQKSRNLSQSSSANSSLQSSSITGNASGSSAQGGQLESMLGDLQSDLNKQGVSTKTKGLCAACNQPVVGQVITALGKIWHIEHFNCAQCHETLGTKNFYERDGMAYCERDYHSLFAPRCGYCNGPIVDKCVTALNNTWHPEHFFCAQCGRPFGDEGFHEKDGKAYCRADFFEMFAPKCGGCGRAIVDNYISALNRHWHPECFACWECHQPFGGSSFFDYEGLPYCETHYHLKRGSLCAGCQKPIAGRCITAMYKKFHPEHFVCAFCLKQLNKGTFKEQNDRPYCHPCFVKLFG; encoded by the exons ATGTCGGCAATCAGTAATAATCTGTCAGAGCTAGACCAGCTCTTGTCAGATCTCAACTCGGCTCAATTTATGGCGGAGGTGGATAAGAAACATCCAAGCTCAG GTAAAATGCCACCTCCGGTAGCACCAAAACCAGGACGTGGCGGTCAgactggtggtggtggtgggacGGTAGACAGTCTTTTAGATCAGCTAGAAAGTTCAGTACCACAAACACCTAATTCACGAGGGGGTGGATACCCAGG GCCAGAAAATGAAGTGAACAGCTACCAGTATGACACAAGAGGACAAAATCAAGCCCAGACATATAACTATGCCCATGAACAAGAACATTTACAACCATATAACTACGCTGAACCTAAACAAGCGGTACAGACTCAGAGTGCTGCTACCCAGGAACTTGATGATCTGATGTCTACTCTCTCAGACTTTAAA ATGAAAGACAAGGCGCCAAGCCAGCAACAAGCCACAGTAAACCCTATGAGACGGTCCCCGTCACCAGGCAGCGAACCTTCCTATGCTAAACCACAGAAAAGTCGAAATCTATCACAGTCTAGCAGTGCTAACAGTAGTTTACAG aGTAGCAGTATCACTGGTAATGCATCGGGTAGTTCAGCTCAAGGTGGTCAGTTAGAGTCCATGCTGGGTGACCTTCAGTCTGACCTGAACAAACAAGGTGTGAGCACCAAAACTAAGGGTCTGTGTGCAGCTTGTAACCAGCCAGTTGTTGGACAG GTGATTACAGCTCTAGGCAAGATATGGCACATTGAGCATTTTAACTGTGCTCAGTGTCACGAAACTCTTGGAACGAAGAATTTCTACGAGCGAGATGGTATGGCATATTGCGAAAGAGACTATCATTCACTGTTTGCTCCTAGATGTGGGTACTGTAACGGACCTATAGTAGAT AAATGTGTGACAGCATTGAACAATACCTGGcatcctgagcatttcttctgtGCACAGTGTGGGCGGCCATTCGGAGATGAAGGTTTTCATGAAAAAGATGGAAAGGCTTATTGCAG aGCGGACTTCTTTGAGATGTTTGCGCCGAAGTGTGGTGGGTGTGGGCGTGCTATAGTTGATAACTATATCTCTGCTCTGAATAGACACTGGCATCCGGAGTGCTTTGCTTGCTGG GAATGTCATCAGCCATTCGGAGGTAGCAGTTTCTTTGACTACGAAGGTCTGCCTTACTGCGAGACACATTACCATCTCAAGCGTGGTTCTCTGTGTGCCGGATGCCAGAAACCAATAGCTGGGCGATGTATTACTGCCATGTATAAAAAGTTCCATCCGGAGCATTTTGTGTGTGCGTTCTGCTTGAAGCAGTTGAATAAAGGAACATTTAAAGAACAGAATGATAGGCCATATTGTCATCCATGTTTTGTTAAATTGTTTGGGTAA